ATCTGCCTTGACTTATTCAGATAGCGGTGGCCAGGAAGGCCAAAGTCAGGGAACACTGATGAAATGGACCTGGGGTGAGGATGAGAAGGAGGGAGCTCTGGGCGTActtgtatgtgtgcatatatccCTGCAGTGGGCTGGGGGCTGTCGCTGGGCCAGGGATCCTGTGTCTTCTTCCTCATGCTTCTCCTCCCCTGTTTCATGGGCCCCAAGATCTCTTCCACTGGGCCTGCCTCAATGAACGTGCTGCCCAGCTCCCCCGAAACACAGCACCTGCTGGCTACCAGTGCCCCAGCTGCAGTGGCCCCATCTTCCCCCCAGCCAacctggctggccctgtggcctctACGCTGAGAGAGAAGCTGGCCACGGTCAACTGGGCCCGAGCAGGACTGGGCCTTCCTCTGGTGAGAGCCCGTCTGCCCTGGCTCCCTCCTGGGCTgaggggtgggtggggacagCACTGGGCAGGCTGATAACATAGGTTCCTTCCTCCAGATTGATGAGGTGGTGAGCCCAGAGCCTGAGCCCCTGAACACCTCCGACTTCTCTGACTGGTCCAGCTTTAACGGTAAGTGGCAGTTTCCACTTGCATTGGGGCCTTTGCCTCCCTGCTCTGCTGACATTCTCTTCCTGCCCACAGCCAGTGGTACCCCTGAACAAGAGGAGATAGCCAGCGCTTCTGCTGCCCCAGCCTTCTACAGCCAAGCCCCCCAGCCTCCCGCTTCCCCCAGCCGGCCCGAGCAACACACGGTGATCCACATGGGCAATGCCGAGCCCTTGACTCACGGTGAGCCAGAGAGTGGTCCAGGCCAGAAGAGGCTAGTAAGGGAGCCGGGTGGTTTGTGTGGAGCAACCTCAGGGGTCCAAAGACCACCCAGAGGGACCCTCCCTCACTCCAAGAACAGACATTACCTCCCCACAAACCCAAGATGCTCTGTCAGGCTGAAAAGGGCAAAGATctggcctcctctctccccacccgaCTACGGGTCAGTTTCTCTGAGCCTGTGGGTGTTGGTGGCTCTGCCCCTGCAGCCTCAGCGCCGAGGAAGGTGTATGACACGCGGGATGATGACCGGACTCCAGGCTTCCACGGGGATTGCGATGATGACAAGTACCGGCGCcggcctgccctgggctggctggCCCAGCTGCTCAGGTACACAGGATCAGGTGTGGCAAGATGCCAGgaatggggaggagaggaagtgagAGCCAGAGGCCCCAGGCGGGACGATTGCATGACAAAAGGGCTTGTGCTGGGTAATAAGGGTATGTGGTGTTGGGGCTGTGCAGAGAGGCCTCGACCTGGCAGGAGAAGTCTTGGGTCTACCCCTCCCCGGAGCTGTTTCCTTGCCTGCTACATAGGAGGTTTGAACACAGGCTCTTTGAGGCCCCTTCCTGCTCTGACACCACCTGACCTTTGTGACTCTCCCCATGCCTGACACGTCCCAGTTTCCAGAACAGTCATTGCTTCAGCTGGTTTGAGTGGCACAGTCACCCTTGTAGTGGGCACGTGCAGGGGTGGTCACCCCCACGGCACGCTTGAGGAGACGAGGCTGAGGGATGGCAGCACTGGGGCTAGGAGATGAGAGTCATTTCTAGGGCTCCTCTCCGGTCCCCAGTGGCCGCCAGGGACTGGAGCCTGACGCGGCTTTCCCCTCGTCCCCCAGGAGCCGGGCTGGGTCTCGTAAGCAGCCACTGACCCTGCTCCAGCGGgcggggctgctgctgctgctggggctgctgggcTTCCTGGCCCTCCTTGCCCTCATGTCTCGCCTGGGCCGGGCTGCGGCTGACAGCGATCCCAACCTGGACCCGCTCATGAACCCTCACATCCGTGTGGGTCCCTCCTGAGCCCTTGCTGGTGGCTGGGCCAGCCTGGGACCTAGGGGCctgaggaggggaggtggggagatcTGGGGACccttcttctctgctcctctccctctggcctgAGACACTAAGATCCCAGGCCCAAAGCTGAGTCCACTAAAGTGGCTGCAGGCTGGGCCTGGGATCCCCGTAGGTCAAGTATTTGTTTTGACCTGCTTCCATGGGGTCCCcagcctcccaccccctcccccacaaagGAGATGACAGGTGGAAATAAACGACAGACTTTATTAAAATACCCGAAGCAGCCTTTTCCTTCCCCCTTCTCAGCCCAGTCTCCAGTCCTCAGTGGTTCTCCTCCCGGTACTGGAGGGCCATAAACTCCAGGGACAGGCGGTTGAAGAACATGGCTCCATTGAGCACTGGGCAGAGGACAGAGCCCCGTTAGCCTTCCCTGTCCCCTCCGTGCCATGTCTCAGGGTTCCAAAGCTCCCCCTCGCCTTTCATACGCCCCTCCCCCACTTACTCAGGATGGTCAGGGAAAAGCACCGAAGAAACTTGACATCTATCATCTCAGCGTAGAGTGACCCCATGGCGGCCCAGCAGATGCTGATTACCTGGGAGAACTGGAGACCCCGTCCAGGGGCAAGTGGCCCCCTGACACAGCAGCGGAGGTTCCGTCAGACCCTGCGCCTCCCTGACCAGCCCTTGAGCCCTGGCCCCGTCTCACCATCAGGACCACTGTGTAGCGGAAGCTCATGCGGTCGTAGTGGTGGGTGACGCAGAAGTGGTGCACATCATTGGCAAAGACGCACAGGTGTATAA
This sequence is a window from Equus caballus isolate H_3958 breed thoroughbred chromosome 12, TB-T2T, whole genome shotgun sequence. Protein-coding genes within it:
- the ZFPL1 gene encoding zinc finger protein-like 1; protein product: MGLCKCPKRKVTNLFCFEHRVNVCEHCLVANHAKCIVQSYLQWLQDSDYNPNCRLCNIPLATRETTRLVCYDLFHWACLNERAAQLPRNTAPAGYQCPSCSGPIFPPANLAGPVASTLREKLATVNWARAGLGLPLIDEVVSPEPEPLNTSDFSDWSSFNASGTPEQEEIASASAAPAFYSQAPQPPASPSRPEQHTVIHMGNAEPLTHASAPRKVYDTRDDDRTPGFHGDCDDDKYRRRPALGWLAQLLRSRAGSRKQPLTLLQRAGLLLLLGLLGFLALLALMSRLGRAAADSDPNLDPLMNPHIRVGPS
- the TMEM262 gene encoding cation channel sperm-associated auxiliary subunit TMEM262 isoform X3, producing the protein MRWRDRMAVLFFPPGVMLTVAAMMLFFIHLCVFANDVHHFCVTHHYDRMSFRYTVVLMFSQVISICWAAMGSLYAEMIDVNAQWSHVLQPPVPGVYGPPVPGGEPLRTGDWAEKGEGKGCFGYFNKVCRLFPPVISFVGEGVGGWGPHGSRSKQILDLRGSQAQPAATLVDSALGLGS
- the TMEM262 gene encoding cation channel sperm-associated auxiliary subunit TMEM262 isoform X1; this encodes MEETFSSRLLTVPAHSTASGVMLTVAAMMLFFIHLCVFANDVHHFCVTHHYDRMSFRYTVVLMFSQVISICWAAMGSLYAEMIDVKFLRCFSLTILMLNGAMFFNRLSLEFMALQYREENH
- the TMEM262 gene encoding cation channel sperm-associated auxiliary subunit TMEM262 isoform X2, which produces MRWRDRMAVLFFPPGVMLTVAAMMLFFIHLCVFANDVHHFCVTHHYDRMSFRYTVVLMFSQVISICWAAMGSLYAEMIDVKFLRCFSLTILMLNGAMFFNRLSLEFMALQYREENH